The region AACAGGATAATAACGGCCAACCGCTATAAAGTGAAAAGGTTTATTTTTTGGTTGTAAAATTGTTGTATTTGCTTTTTCTTTTACAACGTTTTCATCAAGAAGATTATAAATAACAGGCATATTTTTATAAGAACCAAATAAACTGATGAATTCATTTTTGGCGTCTTCAGAAACAAAAACAATGCTATCTAATTGACTATATCGATTTTTAATCACTAAATTTCTATACGTTTTATTTTTATAAAATTTATAGAAATTTATATTAGACTTATACGAACCATGAACCCAGGAAATTATCTTTTTCACATTGGGAAAAAAGAAAAGTAAATCGGTACAATTACCATCTGTAAAAGAAATTGCGGTATCATAACTTTCCGAGATATTTTTTTCGACCCTTTTTTTAAAAAAATAGTTAAATCCAAATTTCTTTTGTGCATAAGCCAATATTCTGACGAGATTATTGTTCTTGAAAAGCGGCAGAACTATTATATTTTCCGGAATTTCGTTTTTATAGGCACCAATATAAGAAACTACAACTAATGTTATTTCAAAACATTTGTCCGTATTTAAATGATTTAAAATATTCACAAGCGTTCGTTCTGCGCCTCCACCATCAAGAGAAGGGATTAAAAAAAGAATCTTTTTTTTCATGCTTTTTACTCTTAAAATTCTAGATTCATCCTGTTTTTTTGCCACCAAACAACAGATTCTTTTTTTACAACTTTTACAGGAATACCGGCAATATCAGAAAACGGTTCATGAAAATTTTTATTTACAACTGCATTTGCATCAAAATAACATCTTATTTGCTGTGGTAATTTCACCAAAAATAACGGCACCGAGACATAAACAAACATTTTTTTTGATTTTTGATGTAACGCAACTTCCCACGTTAGTTCCAATATTTATATTATTATGCATCATAGAGTTTTTATCAATCTTTCAATTTACATTTATAACTATTGAACCAAAATGTGGCAAGAATAAATCCTTGTCACAAACATTTTGCAGGATTGTAATTCCTGTTTTTAGAGATATTTTTCTTTACACGTAGTAGCAATGTAGAAAAAAACTTGCACCAAACACTTTTTGAATTATACTAATATTTTGTTTTTTTTAAAAGTTTTAAAATAATGCTATTAGTTCTTTAACAAATATACTTTTGCAACTATCCTTTACTATTTAACTCATACAGCGCATAGGATTTATAATTATTAACCATTCTTTTCGGTTTTGATCAAATTTCCTAATTCATCTGAGCTCATAAACTCTATCGTTGGATAAATTCTC is a window of Polaribacter litorisediminis DNA encoding:
- a CDS encoding glycosyltransferase; the protein is MKKKILFLIPSLDGGGAERTLVNILNHLNTDKCFEITLVVVSYIGAYKNEIPENIIVLPLFKNNNLVRILAYAQKKFGFNYFFKKRVEKNISESYDTAISFTDGNCTDLLFFFPNVKKIISWVHGSYKSNINFYKFYKNKTYRNLVIKNRYSQLDSIVFVSEDAKNEFISLFGSYKNMPVIYNLLDENVVKEKANTTILQPKNKPFHFIAVGRYYPVKGYDKLIEAAAILKDKQLAFKIDVYGNGFLKETLQEQIQELGLGTYVSLNDFVKNPYPLMAQTDVFMMTSISEAMPMALCEAMLLGKPTLVTNCSGCREVVGYGEFGVMVEQTPKSIADGMEKYIIDKTYLATYTAKSKERAVVFSDKAILEQIKKEL